The following proteins are encoded in a genomic region of Vulpes vulpes isolate BD-2025 chromosome X, VulVul3, whole genome shotgun sequence:
- the ZNF157 gene encoding zinc finger protein 157 isoform X2 — MPANGKSPQRFPALVPGQSGRSFEEWHRLDPAQRTMHKDVMLENYSNLASVGLCVAKPEMIFKLERGEELWILEEDSSGHCYPGSLSLLCGNSSVGGNALRHDNDLQHQKIQTLDQTVEYNEYGKVFYKKTGFVGHKRTHTGVKNFGCHECGKTYCRKSNLIEHLRIHTGERPYKCGECAKTFSARSYLIAHQKTHTGEKPFECNECRKSFGRKSQLILHQRTHTGERPYECTECGKTFSEKATLMIHQRTHTGEKPYECSECGKTFRVKISLTQHQRTHTGEKPYECGDCGKNFRAKKSLNQHQRIHTGEKPYKCGECGKFFRMKMTLNNHQRTHTGEKPYQCNECGKSFRVHSSLGIHQRIHTGEKPYECNKCGNAFYVKARLIEHQRMHSGEKPYECSECGKIFSMKKSLCQHQRTHTGEKPYECSECGNAFYVKVRLIEHQRIHTGERPFECQECGKAFCRKAHLTEHQRTHIGWPLSCTMEKASL; from the exons GAATGGCACAGACTGGACCCTGCTCAGAGGACCATGCACAAGGATGTGATGTTGGAGAACTATAGCAACCTGGCATCTGTGG GCCTCTGCGTGGCCAAACCAGAGATGATCTTCAAGTTGGAGCGAGGCGAGGAGCTGTGGATATTAGAGGAGGACTCCTCAGGCCATTGTTACCCAG gatcTCTCTCACTGCTGTGTGGCAACAGTTCTGTTGGGGGTAATGCCCTCAGGCATGATAATGACCTTCAGCATCAGAAAATTCAAACTTTGGATCAAACTGTTGAATATAACGAATATGGGAAAGTCTTCTACAAGAAAACAGGCTTTGTTGGACACAAAAGAACACACACAGGAGTAAAAAACTTTGGATGTCATGAATGTGGGAAAACTTACTGCAGGAAATCAAATCTTATTGAACATCTGAGAATACACACAGGGGAGAGACCCTATAAATGTGGTGAATGTGCAAAGACCTTTAGTGCAAGATCATACCTCATTGCTCACCAGAAAACTCACACAGGGGAGAAACCCTTTGAATGTAATGAATGTAGGAAGTCTTTTGGCAGGAAGTCACAACTCATTCTACATCAGAGAACGCACACAGGAGAGAGACCCTATGAATGTACTGAATGTGGGAAAACCTTTTCTGAGAAGGCAACCCTCATGATTCATCAGAGAACTCACACTGGGGAGAAGCCCTATGAATGTAGTGAATGTGGAAAAACATTTCGAGTTAAGATATCCCTTACACAACACCAGAGAACTCACACAGGGGAGAAACCATATGAATGTGGTGACTGTGGGAAAAACTTCCGTGCAAAGAAATCCCTAAATCAACATCAAAGAATTCACACAGGTGAGAAACCATATAAATGTGGTGAATGTGGGAAATTCTTCAGAATGAAAATGACTCTCAATAATCATCAGAGAACTCACACAGGTGAAAAACCCTAtcaatgtaatgaatgtgggaaatcttttaGGGTGCACTCATCTCTTGGAATACATCAGCgaattcacacaggagagaaaccttatgaatgtaatAAGTGCGGTAATGCCTTCTATGTGAAAGCACGCCTCATTGAACATCAGAGAATGCAttcaggagagaaaccctatgaatgtagtGAATGTGGAAAAATCTTCAGTATGAAGAAATCCCTTTGTCAACACCAGAGaactcacacaggagagaaaccctatgaatgtagtGAATGTGGAAATGCCTTCTATGTGAAAGTACGCCTCATTGAACATCAGCGAATTCACACAGGAGAGAGACCCTTTGAATGTcaggaatgtgggaaagccttctgCCGGAAAGCACACCTCACAGAACATCAGAGAACTCACATAGGCTGGCCCTTGTCTTGTACTATGGAGAAAGCTTCTTTGTGA
- the ZNF157 gene encoding zinc finger protein 157 isoform X1 produces the protein MPANGKSPQRFPALVPGQSGRSFEVSVSFEDVAVDFTRQEWHRLDPAQRTMHKDVMLENYSNLASVGLCVAKPEMIFKLERGEELWILEEDSSGHCYPGSLSLLCGNSSVGGNALRHDNDLQHQKIQTLDQTVEYNEYGKVFYKKTGFVGHKRTHTGVKNFGCHECGKTYCRKSNLIEHLRIHTGERPYKCGECAKTFSARSYLIAHQKTHTGEKPFECNECRKSFGRKSQLILHQRTHTGERPYECTECGKTFSEKATLMIHQRTHTGEKPYECSECGKTFRVKISLTQHQRTHTGEKPYECGDCGKNFRAKKSLNQHQRIHTGEKPYKCGECGKFFRMKMTLNNHQRTHTGEKPYQCNECGKSFRVHSSLGIHQRIHTGEKPYECNKCGNAFYVKARLIEHQRMHSGEKPYECSECGKIFSMKKSLCQHQRTHTGEKPYECSECGNAFYVKVRLIEHQRIHTGERPFECQECGKAFCRKAHLTEHQRTHIGWPLSCTMEKASL, from the exons GTATCTGTGTCATTTGAGGACGTAGCTGTGGATTTTACCCGACAGGAATGGCACAGACTGGACCCTGCTCAGAGGACCATGCACAAGGATGTGATGTTGGAGAACTATAGCAACCTGGCATCTGTGG GCCTCTGCGTGGCCAAACCAGAGATGATCTTCAAGTTGGAGCGAGGCGAGGAGCTGTGGATATTAGAGGAGGACTCCTCAGGCCATTGTTACCCAG gatcTCTCTCACTGCTGTGTGGCAACAGTTCTGTTGGGGGTAATGCCCTCAGGCATGATAATGACCTTCAGCATCAGAAAATTCAAACTTTGGATCAAACTGTTGAATATAACGAATATGGGAAAGTCTTCTACAAGAAAACAGGCTTTGTTGGACACAAAAGAACACACACAGGAGTAAAAAACTTTGGATGTCATGAATGTGGGAAAACTTACTGCAGGAAATCAAATCTTATTGAACATCTGAGAATACACACAGGGGAGAGACCCTATAAATGTGGTGAATGTGCAAAGACCTTTAGTGCAAGATCATACCTCATTGCTCACCAGAAAACTCACACAGGGGAGAAACCCTTTGAATGTAATGAATGTAGGAAGTCTTTTGGCAGGAAGTCACAACTCATTCTACATCAGAGAACGCACACAGGAGAGAGACCCTATGAATGTACTGAATGTGGGAAAACCTTTTCTGAGAAGGCAACCCTCATGATTCATCAGAGAACTCACACTGGGGAGAAGCCCTATGAATGTAGTGAATGTGGAAAAACATTTCGAGTTAAGATATCCCTTACACAACACCAGAGAACTCACACAGGGGAGAAACCATATGAATGTGGTGACTGTGGGAAAAACTTCCGTGCAAAGAAATCCCTAAATCAACATCAAAGAATTCACACAGGTGAGAAACCATATAAATGTGGTGAATGTGGGAAATTCTTCAGAATGAAAATGACTCTCAATAATCATCAGAGAACTCACACAGGTGAAAAACCCTAtcaatgtaatgaatgtgggaaatcttttaGGGTGCACTCATCTCTTGGAATACATCAGCgaattcacacaggagagaaaccttatgaatgtaatAAGTGCGGTAATGCCTTCTATGTGAAAGCACGCCTCATTGAACATCAGAGAATGCAttcaggagagaaaccctatgaatgtagtGAATGTGGAAAAATCTTCAGTATGAAGAAATCCCTTTGTCAACACCAGAGaactcacacaggagagaaaccctatgaatgtagtGAATGTGGAAATGCCTTCTATGTGAAAGTACGCCTCATTGAACATCAGCGAATTCACACAGGAGAGAGACCCTTTGAATGTcaggaatgtgggaaagccttctgCCGGAAAGCACACCTCACAGAACATCAGAGAACTCACATAGGCTGGCCCTTGTCTTGTACTATGGAGAAAGCTTCTTTGTGA
- the ZNF157 gene encoding zinc finger protein 157 isoform X3, translating into MIFKLERGEELWILEEDSSGHCYPGSLSLLCGNSSVGGNALRHDNDLQHQKIQTLDQTVEYNEYGKVFYKKTGFVGHKRTHTGVKNFGCHECGKTYCRKSNLIEHLRIHTGERPYKCGECAKTFSARSYLIAHQKTHTGEKPFECNECRKSFGRKSQLILHQRTHTGERPYECTECGKTFSEKATLMIHQRTHTGEKPYECSECGKTFRVKISLTQHQRTHTGEKPYECGDCGKNFRAKKSLNQHQRIHTGEKPYKCGECGKFFRMKMTLNNHQRTHTGEKPYQCNECGKSFRVHSSLGIHQRIHTGEKPYECNKCGNAFYVKARLIEHQRMHSGEKPYECSECGKIFSMKKSLCQHQRTHTGEKPYECSECGNAFYVKVRLIEHQRIHTGERPFECQECGKAFCRKAHLTEHQRTHIGWPLSCTMEKASL; encoded by the exons ATGATCTTCAAGTTGGAGCGAGGCGAGGAGCTGTGGATATTAGAGGAGGACTCCTCAGGCCATTGTTACCCAG gatcTCTCTCACTGCTGTGTGGCAACAGTTCTGTTGGGGGTAATGCCCTCAGGCATGATAATGACCTTCAGCATCAGAAAATTCAAACTTTGGATCAAACTGTTGAATATAACGAATATGGGAAAGTCTTCTACAAGAAAACAGGCTTTGTTGGACACAAAAGAACACACACAGGAGTAAAAAACTTTGGATGTCATGAATGTGGGAAAACTTACTGCAGGAAATCAAATCTTATTGAACATCTGAGAATACACACAGGGGAGAGACCCTATAAATGTGGTGAATGTGCAAAGACCTTTAGTGCAAGATCATACCTCATTGCTCACCAGAAAACTCACACAGGGGAGAAACCCTTTGAATGTAATGAATGTAGGAAGTCTTTTGGCAGGAAGTCACAACTCATTCTACATCAGAGAACGCACACAGGAGAGAGACCCTATGAATGTACTGAATGTGGGAAAACCTTTTCTGAGAAGGCAACCCTCATGATTCATCAGAGAACTCACACTGGGGAGAAGCCCTATGAATGTAGTGAATGTGGAAAAACATTTCGAGTTAAGATATCCCTTACACAACACCAGAGAACTCACACAGGGGAGAAACCATATGAATGTGGTGACTGTGGGAAAAACTTCCGTGCAAAGAAATCCCTAAATCAACATCAAAGAATTCACACAGGTGAGAAACCATATAAATGTGGTGAATGTGGGAAATTCTTCAGAATGAAAATGACTCTCAATAATCATCAGAGAACTCACACAGGTGAAAAACCCTAtcaatgtaatgaatgtgggaaatcttttaGGGTGCACTCATCTCTTGGAATACATCAGCgaattcacacaggagagaaaccttatgaatgtaatAAGTGCGGTAATGCCTTCTATGTGAAAGCACGCCTCATTGAACATCAGAGAATGCAttcaggagagaaaccctatgaatgtagtGAATGTGGAAAAATCTTCAGTATGAAGAAATCCCTTTGTCAACACCAGAGaactcacacaggagagaaaccctatgaatgtagtGAATGTGGAAATGCCTTCTATGTGAAAGTACGCCTCATTGAACATCAGCGAATTCACACAGGAGAGAGACCCTTTGAATGTcaggaatgtgggaaagccttctgCCGGAAAGCACACCTCACAGAACATCAGAGAACTCACATAGGCTGGCCCTTGTCTTGTACTATGGAGAAAGCTTCTTTGTGA